A single region of the Vibrio cyclitrophicus genome encodes:
- a CDS encoding glutaredoxin family protein: protein MLTLYSTEGCHLCEMAFQLTEQLNISHHVNVVDIAFDDELFSRYGVTIPVLKFESSDLSQSSELNWPFGLLELNDWLKKNGITYNS from the coding sequence GTGCTGACTCTCTACAGTACAGAAGGGTGCCATCTATGTGAGATGGCATTCCAACTCACGGAACAGTTAAACATTAGCCATCACGTCAACGTTGTTGACATTGCATTTGATGATGAGCTTTTTTCCCGTTACGGGGTCACTATTCCGGTGCTCAAATTTGAAAGCTCTGACCTTTCTCAAAGCTCAGAGCTTAACTGGCCATTTGGCTTGTTAGAACTTAATGATTGGTTAAAGAAGAATGGCATTACTTACAATTCATAA